A window of the Hyphomicrobiales bacterium genome harbors these coding sequences:
- a CDS encoding cyclic nucleotide-binding protein, whose translation MRLNKDILQNSFSLEGLADDLAEGLAELARSVKLANGETLFLAGDPGNGFYVVFEGSLKVSVVSHDGEEQLLAVLGPGSLVGELALLDGRPRSASVSALKPTQLAFVDKASFDRFAEENPALYRHMLAIVAGRLRLANDVLAARSFLPLSGRVAQTLLQLAESFGKPLDNGRTLIHYKLSQANLANMAGAARENVNRVLNDWKRAGTISRISGYYCIENRAVLEAAAEL comes from the coding sequence ATGCGGCTCAACAAGGACATTCTTCAGAACAGTTTTTCGCTTGAAGGACTGGCCGACGATCTCGCCGAGGGACTTGCCGAGCTCGCCAGGTCGGTGAAGCTCGCGAATGGCGAAACGCTGTTTCTTGCCGGCGATCCGGGCAACGGGTTCTACGTCGTCTTCGAAGGTTCCTTGAAGGTCAGCGTGGTCAGCCATGACGGCGAGGAGCAGTTGCTCGCCGTGCTCGGTCCCGGCTCGCTGGTCGGCGAACTGGCGCTGCTCGATGGGCGGCCGCGTTCGGCGAGCGTCAGTGCGCTGAAACCGACTCAGCTCGCCTTCGTCGACAAGGCCTCGTTCGACCGCTTCGCGGAAGAGAACCCGGCGCTCTACCGGCATATGCTGGCGATCGTCGCGGGCCGGCTGCGGCTTGCCAACGACGTTCTGGCCGCGCGCAGCTTCCTGCCGTTGTCGGGCCGGGTCGCGCAGACCCTGCTGCAACTGGCGGAATCCTTCGGCAAGCCGCTCGATAACGGCCGCACCCTCATCCACTACAAGCTCAGCCAGGCGAACCTCGCCAATATGGCCGGCGCGGCGCGAGAGAACGTCAACCGGGTGCTGAACGACTGGAAGCGGGCCGGCACGATCAGCCGTATCTCCGGCTACTACTGCATCGAAAACCGCGCGGTGCTTGAGGCGGCAGCGGAGCTTTAG